The Salvelinus namaycush isolate Seneca chromosome 8, SaNama_1.0, whole genome shotgun sequence genome has a segment encoding these proteins:
- the LOC120051735 gene encoding cingulin-like protein 1 — translation MELIRVELLQESAVKQDLECDKITLERQNKELKSRVSRLEGSQRSNQDVVVSRLEGRVQELEGSLAGEERDNINLQQANRKLERKVKEMTIQVDDEHMSIQNQKDQLNQRLKTAKRQMDGAEQEIERLENSKRKLQRDLDERMETNEQVLSQLNTLRSEMRRKQQKSAPLLMILKGVDDINTD, via the exons ATGGAGCTGATAAGAGTTGAGCTGCTGCAGGAGAGTGCAGTCAAACAGGACCTGGAGTGTGACAAGATCACTCTGGAGAGACAG AATAAGGAGCTGAAGAGCAGGGTGTCTCGTCTAGAGGGCTCCCAGAGGTCCAACCAGGATGTTGTGGTCTCCAGACTGGAGGGAAGGGTCCAGGAGCTGGAGGGGAGTCTggcgggagaggagag AGACAACATCAACCTGCAACAAGCCAACAGGAAACTAGAGCGAAAAGTGAAGGAGATGACGATACAGGTGGACGATGAGCACATGTCTATACAGAACCAGAAAGACCAG ctGAACCAGAGGCTGAAGACTGCGAAGAGACAGATGGATGGGGCTGAGCAGGAGATAGAGCGACTGGAGAACTCGAAGAGGAAGTTACAGAGAGATCTGGATGAACGGATGGAGACCAATGAGCAGGTCCTCAGTCAGCTCAACACCCTGCGCTCGGAGATGAG GCGCAAGCAACAGAAATCAGCACCGCTCCTGATGATCCTTAAGGGTGTGGATGACAtcaacactgactga